A window from Zingiber officinale cultivar Zhangliang chromosome 7A, Zo_v1.1, whole genome shotgun sequence encodes these proteins:
- the LOC121999322 gene encoding glycerol-3-phosphate acyltransferase 1-like: MRIMAFVAFCGLRTGDLRLIARTVLPKIFLENLHLHACEVLKGRRAVVLTTLPRLMVEGFLKEYLEVGEVVGAELQVVKGCYFTGVISWPDKQRALRDMVKAGAAIVNLSNVHHHQLSAKVGPAFLSIPQEESRSESSKMPRNKYPKPLVFHDGRLAFLPTPCEMMAFFMWIPVAIPLAVFRIAMGIVFPYKISIFIAVVTGIRFRRAGDGKSNGEKKGVLYVCTHRTLLDPVMLCSALERTVPAVTYSLSRVSEALAPMRTVRLTRDRGRDAATMRRLLAVEGGLAVCPEGTTCREPYLLQFSPLFAEVVEEVVPVALDAWLGMFVYWP, from the exons ATGAGGATCATGGCCTTCGTGGCCTTCTGCGGGCTGAGGACGGGGGACCTGAGGCTGATCGCTAGGACTGTGCTGCCAAAAATTTTCTTGGAGAACCTCCATCTGCATGCATGCGAGGTGCTGAAAGGGAGGCGAGCTGTTGTGCTCACCACCTTGCCGAGGCTCATGGTGGAGGGATTCTTGAAGGAGTACTTAGAGGTGGGGGAGGTGGTGGGGGCGGAGCTGCAGGTGGTGAAGGGCTGCTACTTCACGGGGGTCATCTCTTGGCCTGACAAACAGAGGGCTCTCAGGGACATGGTCAAGGCCGGTGCGGCCATTGTGAACCTCTCCAATGTCCACCACCACCAACTCTCGGCCAAGGTTGGACCTGCATTTCTTTCGATTCCAC AGGAGGAATCAAGGAGTGAGAGCAGCAAAATGCCGAGAAACAAGTACCCGAAGCCACTTGTGTTCCATGACGGAAGACTGGCTTTTCTCCCGACGCCATGCGAGATGATGGCGTTCTTCATGTGGATACCCGTGGCAATCCCTTTGGCCGTGTTCAGGATCGCGATGGGGATCGTTTTCCCTTATAAAATATCCATCTTCATCGCCGTCGTCACCGGAATCCGATTCCGGAGGGCCGGAGATGGGAAATCGAACGGGGAGAAGAAGGGGGTGCTGTACGTGTGCACGCACCGGACGCTGTTGGACCCGGTGATGCTATGCTCGGCGCTGGAGAGGACGGTGCCGGCCGTGACGTACAGCCTGAGCCGGGTGTCGGAGGCGTTGGCGCCGATGCGGACTGTGCGGCTGACCCGGGACAGGGGACGAGACGCGGCGACGATGCGGCGGCTGCTGGCGGTGGAGGGGGGCCTGGCGGTGTGCCCGGAGGGGACGACGTGCCGGGAGCCGTACCTGCTGCAGTTCAGCCCGCTGTTCGCGGaggtggtggaggaggtggtaCCAGTGGCTCTGGACGCGTGGTTGGGAATGTT tgtatattGGCCCTAA
- the LOC122000037 gene encoding pyruvate dehydrogenase (acetyl-transferring) kinase, mitochondrial-like yields the protein MVFELVKNSLRAVQECFMNSDKNAPPVRIIVTDGIEDVTIKISDEGGGIPRSGLPKIFTYLYSTAKNPLEENDEGSSDGVIMAGYGYGLPISRLYARYFGGDLQIISMEGYGKSNSFFMQYLISSSICPA from the exons ATGGTCTTTGAGTTGGTAAAAAACTCTCTGCGTGCGGTTCAAGAATGTTTTATGAATTCTGATAAGAATGCCCCTCCTGTTAGAATTATTGTCACTGATGGGATTGAAGATGTTACAATAAAG ATATCAGATGAAGGGGGTGGCATACCAAGAAGTGGTCTTCCAAAGATTTTCACATATCTCTATAGCACTGCTAAAAATCCACTCGAGGAAAACGATGAAGGAAGCTCAGATGGAGTAATTATGGCTGGTTATGGTTATGGGCTTCCAATTAGTCGTCTCTATGCTCGCTATTTTGGTGGTGATTTACAAATTATCTCTATGGAAGGATATGGTAAATCCAATTCTTTCTTTATGCAATACTTAATCTCAAGTTCAATTTGTCCTGCTTGA